The Homo sapiens chromosome 7 genomic patch of type FIX, GRCh38.p14 PATCHES HG708_PATCH genomic interval TCCGTTTTCCGAAGTGTAACGGGAGCTGCACCACTCCTCGGCAGTGCGCCCGGCCTTTCCTGACCTGGTACTCCCAGGGCGCCCTGCGCCCCTCCTTTGCTTCCCCACACGCTCTGGGACCCCTGAGAGAGTTCTTGGGTTAGGGGTTAGAGCGGTTAACTGAGGGGAGCTTGGGTGAGGGGTAGAGGGACCCCGGCCGACGTCTTTCTCCTTCCTACCCCAGACTttcccctgcctccacctccccttGCTGGGGATGGCGACGATGCAGAGGGTGCTCTGGGAGGTGCCTTCCCGCCGCCCCCTCCCCCGATCGAGGAATCATTTCCCCCTGCGCCTCTGGAGGAGGAGATCTTCCCTTCCCCGCCGCCTCCTCcggaggaggagggagggcctGAGGCCCCCATACCGCCCCCACCACAGGTACGGAGGCCTGGGAGGGGCGGCTGCACTGGACACCCccaaggagaggagaagagggcCCTTTCTTCTTACCTCCCCTGCACCTCtgccttgggggtggggggatagaGGCATGGAATAGGTGCTCTGACCTCTGACCCTCTAGCCCAGGGAGAAGGTGAGCAGTATTGATTTGGAGATCGACTCTCTGTCCTCACTGCTGGATGACATGACCAAGAATGATCCTTTCAAAGCCCGGGTAAGGGACCGGAGAGTAGGAAAAGCAGGGCTCAGGGCCAGAGAGACTGGGCATAGAACTAAGGAGGATGGTGTCCTCCTGACTGcatctctcttccctctcccaccCCTTGCAGGTGTCATCTGGATATGTGCCCCCACCAGTGGCCACTCCATTCAGTTCCAAGTCCAGTACCAAGCCTGCAGCCGGGGGCACAGCACCCCTGCCTCCTTGGAAGTCCCCTTCCAGctcccagcctctgccccagGTTCCGGCTCCGGCTCAGAGCCAGACACAGTTCCATgttcagccccagccccagcccaagCCTCAGGTCCAACTCCATGTCCAGTCCCAGACCCAGCCTGTGTCTTTGGCTAACACCCAGCCCCGAGGGCCCCCAGCCTCATCTCCGGCTCCAGCCCCTAAGTTTTCTCCAGTGACTCCTAAGTTTACTCCTGTGGCTTCCAAGTTCAGTCCTGGAGCCCCAGGTGGATCTGGGTCACAACCAAATCAAAAATTGGGGCACCCCGAAGCTCTTTCTGCTGGCACAGGctcccctcaacctcccagcttCACCTATGCCCAGCAGAGGGAGAAGCCCCGAGTGCAGGAGAAGCAGCACCCCGTGCCCCCACCGGCTCAGAACCAAAACCAGGTGAGGGATGGTGATAGGACAAGGCTTGGTACCAGGGCACTGGGGCGGGGCTGGGTCAGGAGCCAGAGCATAAGCATAAGGTGATTGGAGAGTCAGGGTGGACACGGGGGTTGCGGGGTGGCGGGATAGGAATTTTCATCCTCTGGGGTTAGCCTGGTGGAACAATGGTAGGAAAATGCTCCTCTGGAGGAGAggcctggctgggtgtggggctGGGTGGGGCCTGGCTGGGACGGCGCAGAGAGCATGGGCTCTGAATTAGGAGGATCTGGTGGACCTTTCCTTGTGCCTTTACCCCAGAAAGTTAAAGGGAGGGATGAGATCACCAGTTCCACCTTGGTTTTTCCCATTCTTGGGTCTTGAGTTAATCTCCCTGCTCCTCTGAGCACTCTTTCTGCCTGAGGGCTTGGAGGTAAGAGACAGCCCCAGTAAACACTGGTTGAGCCAGCATCcaccacgtgccaggcactgtgctctgTGCCCAGGAGGGTAGGACATGGGAGGGAAGAGATCTCTGCAAGAAGCTCAGCCTTCAGGTGTCAGATGGACCTGGAATGGAATTCTTGGCTCAGCTTCTCCCAAGTCCTTAGACTGGGCAAGTTAGGTGaaccctgagcctcagtttctcaatcTTTAACATTCTCTACTCCATACAGTGGTTGTGAAGATTGGGTGAGCTAATACCTAGAGAGTGTTGGGTTCTGTATCTAGTACAGGAATGCTCAAAATAGAAAAGCTGTAATTACAAAATGGTTCTTGCCTTCTAGTTCAGGAAATAAGATCGTCCAATTTCTGGTGACGAAGATGACCCTGATGGTCATCTAGTCCAAGCATCCAGAGTCCACTGATAGTGTTGATGTCTACCTACACTCGGACACAGCATAGGAAGAAATGCCAAGGGCCAGTGAGCTTTGCAGAATCCTGTGAGTCACAGGCACTCAGACCAGGGAGTCAACTCGGGGAGTCAAATTAGGAAAGGCTTCGAAGGATGGGCAGGACGTAAGAATCCAGAGAGGAGAGGGATGTTTGGAGAACAGAAAGTGGAAGGTTCCTGTAGGAAAATGATAGAGCTATACTTGGAGAGGCAAGCGGGGCTGGAGGGTGTAGGAGGTGAAGTGGCTCACCCAAGGAGCTCTTGAGCACTGGAGAGGCATTCATGATTTTTGAGTAGGTGTGGGGTGGGTCAGGAGGGCTGGTGAAAGCAGTGTTTTTGGAAGCTTTCTGGAAAGTTTCACCAGCAGAGATGTGTATTCGAGGGAGGTCAGTGATGGGTGTGAATTCACTCTTGGGCAATAGTAATGTTAGCTGCAATGAAAATTAAACCGTGCATGTGAGAGCTGTGTGCTAGAGCTGTTGGGAAGGCACAGCCTCCAGGACTTAGCAAGGGATGAGCAATTGGAAGACAAGGGTgaggggaagagggaaaaaaaagtctccagCACGATTTGGAGATGGGGTGTGGGCGGATGGCAGGATTGCTGACAAAATAGAGAAGTCCAGAAGGGGAAATGGTTTGGACGGGAAGAGGAGGGGTCCAGCTGTCAACGTTTTGAGCAACAGGTCCCAGGAGGACTTTCAGCTGGGGCCGTCATTCAGCTAGAAATCCAGGGCTAGGTTTCAGGAGAGGGCCAGAGATGTCTAGCATGGTAGTGGGGCACAGTGACACTGTGACGCTGGAGGGTCAGGGTCGGAGCGGAGGAGCTTCCCAGGGAGTGCAGACAGCGGGGACCAGGAGGTGCGGGAAGAAGAGTCAGGAGGAGAGTCAGGGTGCACTTGGAGAAGAGAGCTGAGCTCCTCAGTGGGGTATTTGAGGGAGTGAGGACTCAAGGCTAGAGATTAGACTGTTGGGAAATCATCAGCGGTCTTGGGATGGCCTGTTTGTGCCCTGTGGTGGGAACACAATGTGAGGAGTTGAGGAGAGAGTGGGTGGTGAGAAGTGGGGCTGCTGGTGTAGCCTGGTCTTAAAGGACTAAGGGAAGGACTGTGTgtcagtggtgtgtgtgtgtgtatatatacacatatgtgaatatatgagtggcgtgtgtgtgtgtgttagtgtgtgggtgtgggtatggtgtatgtgagtgtatgtgcatgtgtgagcaTGAATGTATGAGTGGCGTGTGATGTGTGTAGTGTGATTGTGTGAAAGTATGTGTATATgagtacatgtgtgcatgtgtgagtgaaggtgtgtgcatgtgtgagtgtggcTGTGATGTGTATGGTGTGTGATTGCACAAGTGAAGGTGCACATACATACTTTCTTACAAATACACACAAGTggcgtatgtgtatatatgtgagtggtgtgtgtgagcgtgtggtgtggtatatcttttttttttttttttttttttttttggagacggagtgcAGGCTGTCGCCCatgcttactacaacctccgcccccctggctcaaacgattctcctgtctcagcctcccaagtagctgggattacaggcacgttccaccacacctggctaatttttgtattttttagtagagatggggtttcaccatgttggctaggctggtctcgaactcctgacctcaagtgatctgcctgcctcagcctcccaaagtgttgggattacaggtgtgagccaccgcgcctggcctggtgtGGTATTATCTGaatgtgagtggtgtgtgtgtgtgtggtatggtatatgtgtgagtgtgtgtgtgtggtgtggtatatgtgtgagtgtatgtgagtggtgtatgtgtgtggtctggtatgtgtgtgtgcatgtgagtggtATGTGGgtatgtgtgagggtgtgtgtgtttgagtctGTGGTGTAGCATATGTGGTTTTTGCAAGTTAGGGGAGAAGGGCTCAGGTACGTGTGTAACCCGGGGAAGCAGGTGATGGAGGGTGAGTGTTGTGGGAGAGCAGGGGCAGGCTGCTTCGGTCCCTGGAGGAGATCTTGGTGATGTCTCCTCCCCCAGAGGCATACCAGACAGCAAGGACAGAGTGGTTGCAGCGTGGATAGGAAGGACGATGAGGGAGCTTAAGCTGGCTGGCTTCCATGTCCTCAACCATGTGGGAGGTGAGGTCACGGTGCGAGCAAAGGGACGAAGCAGGTGGGGGCTCAGGAGATGGAGAGGTCTGGAACGGCTGCTGTGGGGAAGGCTGGGCTGGAGGTCGCGCGGGTGCTGCAGTGTTGTGAGCTCACGCTGCAGTGTTCAGTGATCTCTCCACTGCTTTCTGCAGCTTGGAAGCAGAAACAGGAAGAGGGTGGTGGTGTGACTTGGGGTTGGAGACTGGGCCGGATAGCTGCGGGTGGCTGCAGGTGCCCGGAGGGACAGTGAACCCTGTAGGAGTTAGATGGTCATGGGACCAGGCTGGGGCATGGTGGACAAAGTCCAGGGGTGGGTTGCGGGTGGGGGCAACTAAGGCTTTTCTGGGTTCATGTAGTAGGTGTGGATGGGGAAGAGGAGAGGCAGATAATGGCTGGCAAGAGACTTGGAGGTAAATCTGAGGTCAAGGATGTCCCATGATGGATGATGACTGAGATGGACGGAAGTTTGGTTTGAAGCGGTGGCATTGGTGCAGGCTGGCAGAGGGGGCAGTTCTGGATAGAGTGTCCTGATGAATGGGGATACCCATGGGAGGTGATGCAGATGAGGATTCTGTGCTTCTGAAGGAGGAGCCAGGCATTTAGAATGGCACTGGAGAGC includes:
- the ZYX gene encoding zyxin isoform X2, with translation MAAPRPSPAISVSVSAPAFYAPQKKFGPVVAPKPKVNPFRPGDSEPPPAPGAQRAQMGRVGEIPPPPPEDFPLPPPPLAGDGDDAEGALGGAFPPPPPPIEESFPPAPLEEEIFPSPPPPPEEEGGPEAPIPPPPQPREKVSSIDLEIDSLSSLLDDMTKNDPFKARVSSGYVPPPVATPFSSKSSTKPAAGGTAPLPPWKSPSSSQPLPQVPAPAQSQTQFHVQPQPQPKPQVQLHVQSQTQPVSLANTQPRGPPASSPAPAPKFSPVTPKFTPVASKFSPGAPGGSGSQPNQKLGHPEALSAGTGSPQPPSFTYAQQREKPRVQEKQHPVPPPAQNQNQFRK